In Camelina sativa cultivar DH55 chromosome 17, Cs, whole genome shotgun sequence, the genomic stretch CACCATAATGATTTTCCTTAATCCTCAGGCTTGGTTTTCTCTGTACCTTAAGCTTCCTGATAAAATTCGTTTTAGATGAAAGAAAGACACTGAAACCAAGCAGCAGATTCTGGTGATCTTTCAGGAGTTCGTCCACCCTTGCAATAACACTAGCGGTATCGACTCTACAAAGAGACTTAATTAGTAACATCAGAATCTGGTTTGTTGTTGTGTAGACTGAGAAAACCAAACATAACATGGAGAAAACAATAGAATTCATACCTACGAGCTCTAAGATCATTCAAGAGCTTAATAATTTCGGCATATTTTGCAGGTTCGTCATATAATGCTTCCTTCACAGCAGTGAGGTATGAAGTCGCATCATCCATAGTTGCCTCCGGTGATACATTTCGAAACTGGCCGAACTCGTTGTTAACCTCGGGTGGGATGGTTATCTGAAATTCAGCTGGAAGGAAAGCATTGAAACCAAGAAGCAGATCCAAGTGATCTTTCAAGAGTTTCTCCATCCTTGCAATGACAGTAGCTGGGCCGACTCTACagaaattataaataacatCAGAATCAATTCATATATGTCTGCTCTGTAGATTATTGAAGAGCAGTTAAACTAAACATAACAGGAACAGAGCAATTCATACCTTCGAGCACTAAGATCATGCATTATCTTGAGAAACTGGTAATATTTTTCAGGTTCATCATGAAATGCTTTCTTCACAGTAGTTAGGTATAAAACAGCTTCATCCGTAGTTGCATCCGGTACTAAGCTTCTTCCAACCATGGTATGGAAACTGAGTAAGAATTCAAGAAACTTCATCCACAGCAACAACGTCAAGATAAATTAAGAACTCAGTTCGTATAGTATAAGAAACGTGAAACTGAGCGAACGATTTGGATGATTTATGTGATGTTCATCTTCTAAGAATACAAATACATGTATCGAACAAGATCCTTAAGAAAGGCTGATCAAGAAAGAAACTAGAAAATAATCAAATGAAAGATGGAGCAACGAACCAGATTAAACCTAAcctaaaaggaagaagaaggttaccCGACGAGGAAGAAGCTTCGTCTCTGCGGACTTCAAGATTTCAAGAAACAAACTGTTTTGAGTATATGAATTAGCGCttctgtttttagattttggtaacttttattgattttaacaTTTGCTCAAGCTTTATCCagtcattgttttgattttctctggatatatttatatgaaaagaaatggtataaacaactGAGTCCAAAGGCCTAACTTCGTTGtactttttgttattattattgcagttttaattttatcattgtTTGTT encodes the following:
- the LOC104759406 gene encoding paired amphipathic helix protein Sin3-like 3 → MVGRSLVPDATTDEAVLYLTTVKKAFHDEPEKYYQFLKIMHDLSARRVGPATVIARMEKLLKDHLDLLLGFNAFLPAEFQITIPPEVNNEFGQFRNVSPEATMDDATSYLTAVKEALYDEPAKYAEIIKLLNDLRARRVDTASVIARVDELLKDHQNLLLGFSVFLSSKTNFIRKLKARFQGDGSLVVNSVLQILRMYREGNKSKDDAYQEVFALLQGHEDLVMEFSEIFSGLTYPSRSTSTRV